The genomic region gattgcaaggttcgtcttctgtttactttatgcattacttgctTAGTAGTTACACACACACGACTTACATGAAACAACATATTCGATACCTTGATGTGATTACCTGTGCTGTATGTCTTTGTGGAGTTAGATAGTGTGGCACTACCCTTCGACTCTTGTGATTATTAATCCTGTAATGCCTTTCGTTgtgctatttgaatgtgggggaAACTTTttgcgcaagttaagaggcactgagataagcatgcaaatttccttattattatgggtgcacacataataataacgtgaggtgcatgtgagtcctagtgaggcttaacgagtgtgagaagggttctgccctattgtttGGTGTAAACTTTGTAGTTTGTAGATGTCAACGTGAGATTTGACTCCTACCTTATCCCGATTCTTAAACTTATTCCCTCTCCTTATATAGAATCATTAGTGGACGAGGCCATGGACGTGGACACATTGcgatgactcaggctgagttgacaaaTCTGATTAACACCCATGTGGCTGAGGCATTAGCAGCCTACCAAGCTAGTACGATATATGCCAAATCTTCTTTATTCTTGTGTCGCGTACACAACTCTTACCCTTGTGTTGTATTTTCCTTTCGTCCATTAGGTCAGCaagtgaatcagaatcagaaccaTCCACCTGCTTGCACATTCAAGacattcatggattgtaagccacagacgttcagtgggactgaaggggctgtgggattACTGCTTGGTTTGAGAAGGCTGAATCAGTGTTCGCTATGTGTAATTGTCCCGAGGGGGACCGTGTGAAGTATGCTACATGCACTCTAGAGGATGGTGCCCTAACTTGGTAGAATGCCTAGGTGCAAATGTTGGGCATCGAGATGGCTAACGCCACTACTTGGGATGACTTCAAGGAGCTAATGCGAGAGGAGCCTTGTCCTCGAGATGAAATTCAGAAACTTGAAACCGAGTACTATGATTTGAAGATGGaagggtctgagatcgaggcttACACGAAACAATCTCATGAACTAGCAATTTTGTGCCCTAATCTGTCTCGACCTCCACCTCGAAGAATTGAACTATACATCAAGGGCCTAGCTCCATCGATAAAGAGTTTGGTCACTACTGCAAAGCTCAACAATCTGCCTACGATCATCCGTTTAGCACACAAGATTATTGACCAAGAGGTCGAGCATGGTGCGTTaccgccacgtgtttctgctactaccccTACTGCTACGgctaccacacctgctagtgataacaagcgtaaatggaacgatactgacaaagcaaccagtgcGAGTCAATCTTAGAAAAGGCCTGACAACAGCAATAACCGTAGTTTCAGTCAGTCGTCCTCAgttaatcaaggccagggaagcaATCAGAAACAAGGCTTCTACGTTGGTAAGAAGCCAAAATGCAACAACTGTGGTTTTCATCATTATGGATCATGTGTCCGGGCATGCCATAGGTGCGAAGaggtgggccatgaggccaaagactgtagagccccgcacccaaagcagcagcagcagcagaatcagcagcatcAGCAACAGCAAAGGCAGCAGCCCCATCAGAACCAAGGCTATAGGAAGGGGTACTTCCAGTGTGGGGTGCCCTCAGTTGAATCAGAATGTCAACGACAACAACAATAGccagaataacaacaacaatgctgggaacaacaacaatggcaataatGAGGGCAATGGTGCTCGTGGAAGAGTATTTACGATCGGTGCTGGTGATGCTAGGAACGACGGAAATgtcgtgactggtacgttttctgtgaacaaCCTCTTTACTTTTGTATTATTTGATTTCGGTGctgattggagttatgtgtcccttgAGTTCAGTCAACGATTAGGGTTAGCAACAACACCTCTAGAAGCtaagcatgtagtagagttagccgATGGTAAGACAATTGAAGCCTCACACATTTTAAGGGTTGTGAACTAGATCttgtgggtcaagtgtttgaaATTGACCTCCTTCCTGTTACCCTTGGTAGTTTTGATATAGTGGttagtatggattggttgtctatgCATCAAGTGGAAATTCTCTGTAAAGAGA from Helianthus annuus cultivar XRQ/B chromosome 10, HanXRQr2.0-SUNRISE, whole genome shotgun sequence harbors:
- the LOC110882476 gene encoding hybrid signal transduction histidine kinase E-like codes for the protein MANATTWDDFKELMREEPCPRDEIQKLETEYYDLKMEGSEIEAYTKQSHELAILCPNLSRPPPRRIELYIKGLAPSIKSLVTTAKLNNLPTIIRLAHKIIDQEVEHGALPPRVSATTPTATLNQNVNDNNNSQNNNNNAGNNNNGNNEGNGARGRVFTIGAGDARNDGNVVTGTFSVNNLFTFVLFDFGADWSYVSLEFSQRLGLATTPLEAKHVVELADDLVGQVFEIDLLPVTLGSFDIVVSMDWLSMHQVEILCKEKTAQKCLRKGYPAILALVTDTPSEERRLEDLPVVREFSDVFPEELPGLPPYRQVEFQIDLVPGVAPIAQAPYHFVPGELQEISNQLQELLDRGFI